From a single Myxocyprinus asiaticus isolate MX2 ecotype Aquarium Trade chromosome 33, UBuf_Myxa_2, whole genome shotgun sequence genomic region:
- the LOC127424300 gene encoding rab11 family-interacting protein 1-like, which translates to MSLGDQQWYPTSAQVTLLQARHLRIKGKNGTNDAYAIMQVGKDKFSTSVVEKCVSPEWKEEATFDLPLFHHQGNAERCTLYIIAMHRALVGLDKFLGQAVINLLDLHANRSCKKTDWYKLVDKNGKQEKDRGEVLLDIQFMRNNMTASMFDLSMADKPRSGLAKLKDKIRGKKKDGFLDSASAIVPSSVASDSEEEDNDVTDSPKKKSKLKTLFGPKTNLQRNVSQSMFTLGALPEKNGSLSSSKSSGLNVESPDVKKKFKILGHKRTSSTDSKVSLGPFSLLSRSKQNIQEQNNLCINGNHVYAEDQEPKPGFGSELSLNSLGKGSVEDVCKYHRRNTSDVSIDSFKGLSVPSYKPEVKDKASQRPLEDKTHLELEEENTKKPQGRSVQEMLDRQEEQERRRQQEREKKQVEENRRLEEQEKKRKEEEEQQRKRREQEAQRAEEQRHREESRVTERLSSFFGIGKKKEERKEEASPQAMIETKHLDISSSTNRFEEIPLTPEPSALEERFVDPRRGIRIPLNPTPPSRLAKVSAVKPRLSLSVLPEPDNSNSQSPSNSIDTHSTIHSSPLSPSLPSDLFESMGMFSDLHSSLAPGKPQRSYSESPRNSMENLSGVGSAPKIEKKRRAPLPPDYPGGSSGTGSHHPDNGGQVQTQNSKDGHRPTLPLPDYESLYLKKRHGVMSQTLWEHVIAEVNQRNWDLSEEINVDGPEQSMLNKSVVLKDITADSRNQHQKSCETPPPATLRHKEALIPPKATASAIPKPLIEGNVQYSPIKELIFSTVNKPGRPASKNLENIPSPTGQNRHMPQETERKMDVVTHQPSLSNERPTPAARAVTNLNSKADKESNSEDVAKEMPSVKPRQCTLNKDPVIQVQPDKLVTTQPLTLENNQVEKPQYGTIISASTKNGPDQWESFSLEELDEADHSKTDMPEEWLVGLTNEPKKGMIGLDPFPNDNLISNDPWTLPQQSMKDDPFTGDPRKMENWKDQTLNHFDDKDNLFANAATTDPFAHISENSTPPKQEPRKSPSFTDQARATFQRNFSLKKKNSSRPNTSSGKALTEKSSLGKSVSQSSQDADDVELTVTSFAPLSRTEPTLMGGSSGGKTALHAWVSPSEAQPVTLQGGSGSAVSNPRRPHPVKPMSLESQALSCLAVGKDMKTIKEMAEKSKNGESGPYTQLTQEELITLVVKQQAELSKKDTRIYELEDYIDNLLVRVMEEKPSILLSLQSKC; encoded by the exons CTGGTACAAGCTGGTGGATAAGAATGGTAAACAAGAAAAAGACAGAGGTGAAGTTCTCTTGGACATCCAATTTATGCGGAATAACATGACGGCCAGCATGTTTGACCTCTCCATGGCAGACAAACCTCGGTCCGGCCTTGCCAAGCTCAAAGATAAGATCCGCGGTAAGAAGAAAGATGGCTTCTTGGATTCTGCCTCCGCAATTGTGCCCTCTTCAGTGGCATCAGACAGTGAAGAGGAAGACAATGATGTTACAGATTCTCCAAAGAAGAAATCAAAACTGAAAACCTTGTTTGGACCAAAGACAAACCTCCAGAGGAATGTATCTCAGTCCATGTTCACACTGGGCGCCCTCCCTGAGAAGAATGGTTCGCTTAGCAGCAGCAAATCGTCAGGCCTTAATGTGGAATCGCCTGATG TGAAAAAGAAGTTTAAAATTCTGGGACACAAGCGCACCAGCAGCACAGATAGCAAAGTATCTCTAGGTCCCTTTTCTCTTCTGAGCCGCTCTAAGCAGAACATTCAAGAGCAGAATAACCTCTGTATCAACGGGAACCATGTTTATGCAGAGGACCAAGAACCTAAACCTGGTTTCGGGTCTGAACTCAGTCTGAACAGCTTAGGAAAGGGTTCAGTAGAAGATGTTTGTAAATACCATCGACGGAACACTTCCGATGTCTCCATCGACTCATTTAAAGGTCTGAGTGTGCCCTCATACAAACCTGAGGTGAAAGACAAAGCTTCACAGCGCCCTCTAGAGGACAAGACTCACCTAGAGTTGGAGGAGGAGAATACTAAGAAACCACAAGGAAGAAGCGTTCAAGAGATGCTCGACCGACAGGAAGAGCAGGAGAGGAGGAGGCAGCAAGAACGAGAGAAAAAACAAGTGGAGGAGAATAGGAGACTGGAGGAGCAAGAAAAGAAGCGCAAGGAAGAAGAGGAGCAGCAGAGAAAGCGACGTGAGCAGGAGGCACAGAGAGCTGAGGAGCAACGGCACCGGGAGGAGAGCAGAGTTACAGAAAGGCTCTCCTCTTTCTTCGGCATTGGAAAGAAGAAAGAGGAGAGGAAGGAGGAAGCAAGCCCTCAAGCTATGATTGAAACCAAACATCTGGATATTTCCTCCTCTACAAACCGCTTTGAAGAGATTCCCCTCACCCCGGAACCTTCAGCCTTGGAAGAAAGATTCGTCGACCCACGGAGGGGCATTCGGATTCCCCTCAACCCGACGCCACCCAGTCGCCTAGCAAAAGTATCTGCAGTCAAGCCGAG ATTGTCCCTGAGTGTGCTGCCTGAACCAGATAATAGCAATTCCCAATCTCCCTCAAACTCTATAGATACCCACAGCACTATCCACTCTTCCCCACTTTCCCCATCCCTTCCTAGTGATCTGTTTGAGTCTATGGGTATGTTCTCTGATCTTCATTCTTCTCTGGCACCTGGGAAACCTCAGAGAAGTTACAGTGAGTCCCCTAGAAACAGCATGGAAAACCTATCAGGAGTTGGGTCTGCTCCAAAAATTGAAAAGAAACGAAGGGCTCCCCTACCCCCTGATTATCCTGGTGGTTCGTCCGGGACTGGGAGCCACCATCCAGATAATGGGGGACAAGTGCAAACCCAGAACTCCAAAGATGGTCATAGGCCTACTCTTCCTCTCCCAGACTATGAATCCCTCTACCTCAAGAAAAGGCATGGGGTGATGAGTCAAACACTTTGGGAACATGTTATTGCAGAGGTAAACCAGAGAAACTGGGATCTTTCCGAAGAAATTAATGTTGATGGGCCTGAACAGTCTATGCTAAATAAATCTGTGGTTTTAAAGGATATAACCGCAGACAGCCGTAACCAGCACCAAAAGAGTTGTGAGACACCTCCCCCTGCCACCTTGAGGCACAAAGAAGCACTCATCCCACCCAAAGCAACTGCTTCAGCCATACCAAAGCCACTGATTGAAGGTAATGTCCAGTATAGTCCCATCAAAGAGCTTATATTTTCTACTGTTAATAAGCCTGGCCGCCCTGCTTCCAAAAACTTGGAAAACATCCCATCTCCAACTGGTCAGAATCGACATATGCCTCAAGAAACTGAAAGGAAGATGGATGTTGTTACCCATCAACCATCCCTGTCAAATGAGAGGCCAACACCAGCTGCCAGAGCTGTAACTAATCTAAATTCAAAGGCTGATAAGGAATCAAATTCTGAAGATGTGGCTAAAGAAATGCCTTCGGTCAAGCCCAGACAATGCACATTAAACAAGGATCCAGTCATACAAGTCCAACCGGACAAGCTGGTTACAACTCAGCCCCTGACTTTGGAAAACAACCAGGTTGAAAAGCCACAGTATGGTACCATAATAAGTGCATCCACAAAGAATGGTCCTGACCAGTGGGAAAGTTTCTCTTTGGAGGAGTTAGATGAAGCAGACCACTCCAAAACCGATATGCCAGAAGAATGGCTTGTGGGACTTACCAATGAACCTAAAAAGGGGATGATTGGTCTTGATCCATTCCCAAATGATAACCTAATATCTAATGACCCCTGGACTTTACCACAGCAGAGCATGAAAGATGACCCGTTTACTGGGGACCCAAGGAAAATGGAAAATTGGAAAGATCAGACATTAAACCATTTTGATGACAAAGATAACCTATTTGCAAACGCAGCGACAACTGATCCATTCGCACACATTTCTGAGAACAGCACACCACCAAAACAAGAACCCAGAAAATCACCCAGCTTCACTGATCAAGCCAGAGCCACATTCCAAAGAAATTTTTCacttaaaaagaaaaactcaTCTCGCCCAAACACAAGTTCTGGGAAAGCTCTTACAGAAAAAAGTAGCCTGGGTAAATCGGTTTCTCAATCTTCACAGGATGCTGATGATGTGGAGCTGACTGTAACTAGTTTTGCTCCACTGAGCAGAACTGAACCCACTCTGATGGGTGGCTCTTCTGGGGGCAAGACAGCTCTGCACGCTTGGGTCTCACCATCAGAGGCTCAGCCCGTTACGCTGCAGGGTGGTAGTGGAAGTGCAGTCTCAAATCCACGAAG GCCTCATCCAGTGAAACCTATGAGCTTAGAAAGTCAAGCGCTCAGTTGTCTTGCTGTGGGGAAAGATATGAAGACCATCAAAGAAATGGCTGAGAAGTCAAAG AATGGAGAGAGTGGTCCATACACCCAGCTCACACAGGAGGAACTGATCACactggtggtgaagcagcaggcTGAACTCTCCAAGAAAGACACCAGGATCTACGAGCTGGAGGATTACATTGATAACCTGCTGGTTCGCGTCATGGAAGAGAAACCCAGCATCCTGCTTTCACTCCAGTCAAAGTGTTAG